One Janthinobacterium sp. TB1-E2 genomic region harbors:
- a CDS encoding AAA family ATPase, producing MPPTSSTPASPTLHLVCGKIASGKSTLTTRLASAPQTVRISEDSLLAQLYPGQIASLADYVACATRLRAAIAPLALQMLQAGVSVVLDFPANTPASRAWMRELFQQADVAHVLHYLDVPDEECKARLRQRNESGLHPFSTSDADFDAITRHFVPPDASEGFYIVQTSR from the coding sequence ATGCCCCCAACTTCCAGCACCCCCGCTTCCCCCACCCTGCACCTCGTCTGCGGCAAGATCGCGTCCGGAAAATCCACTCTGACAACCCGGCTGGCCAGCGCGCCACAGACCGTGCGCATCAGCGAAGACAGCCTGCTGGCGCAGCTGTATCCGGGCCAGATCGCCAGCCTGGCCGATTACGTGGCATGCGCTACGCGGCTGCGTGCGGCCATCGCTCCTTTGGCCCTGCAGATGCTGCAGGCGGGCGTGTCCGTCGTGCTCGATTTCCCCGCCAATACGCCGGCCAGCCGCGCCTGGATGCGCGAGCTGTTCCAGCAGGCGGACGTGGCGCACGTGCTGCACTATCTGGACGTGCCGGACGAAGAATGCAAGGCGCGCTTGCGCCAGCGCAATGAAAGCGGGTTGCACCCGTTTTCCACCAGCGACGCTGATTTTGACGCCATCACGCGCCACTTCGTGCCGCCCGATGCTTCGGAAGGTTTTTACATCGTTCAAACAAGCCGTTAA
- a CDS encoding alpha-hydroxy acid oxidase produces the protein MSIITSIEDLRVLAQKRVPRMFYDYADSGSWTESTYRANNSDFAKIKFRQRVAVNLENRSLASTMVGQHVSMPVALSPTGLTGMQHADGEILAAQAAERFGVPFTLSTMSICSIEDVAANTTKPFWFQLYVMKDREFINRLIDRAKAAKCGALVLTLDLQVLGQRHKDLRNGLSAPPKLTIPNIINMATKPRWVAGMLGTKRRGFGNIVGHATSVSDMSSLSAWTQQQFDLSLSWADVEWIKQRWGGKLIIKGIMDPEDARLAVESGADALIVSNHGGRQLDGAQSSIEALPAIVDAVGSQIEVHMDGGIRSGQDVIKAVALGAKGVYIGRPFLYGLGAMGGPGVTKCLDIIRNELDLTMAFCGLRDLQQVDKKILLPGTF, from the coding sequence ATGAGTATCATCACCAGCATCGAAGACTTGCGCGTGCTGGCCCAGAAACGGGTGCCGCGCATGTTTTACGACTACGCCGATTCCGGCTCCTGGACGGAATCGACGTACCGCGCCAACAACAGCGATTTCGCCAAGATCAAATTCCGCCAGCGCGTGGCCGTCAACCTGGAAAACCGCAGCCTGGCCTCGACCATGGTGGGCCAGCACGTATCGATGCCGGTGGCCCTGTCGCCCACGGGCTTGACGGGCATGCAGCATGCCGATGGCGAAATCCTCGCGGCCCAGGCGGCCGAGCGCTTCGGTGTGCCGTTTACCCTCTCGACCATGAGCATCTGCTCGATCGAGGACGTGGCGGCGAACACGACAAAGCCGTTCTGGTTCCAGCTGTACGTGATGAAGGACCGCGAATTCATCAACCGCCTGATCGACCGCGCCAAGGCGGCGAAATGCGGCGCGCTCGTGTTGACCCTGGACTTGCAGGTGCTGGGCCAGCGCCACAAGGACTTGCGCAACGGCCTGTCGGCGCCGCCGAAGCTGACGATTCCGAACATCATCAACATGGCCACCAAGCCGCGCTGGGTGGCGGGCATGCTGGGCACGAAGCGGCGCGGTTTTGGCAACATCGTCGGCCACGCCACGTCCGTGTCCGACATGTCGTCGCTGTCGGCCTGGACGCAGCAGCAGTTCGACCTGAGCCTGTCGTGGGCGGACGTGGAATGGATCAAGCAGCGCTGGGGTGGCAAACTGATCATCAAGGGCATCATGGACCCCGAAGACGCGCGCCTGGCCGTCGAAAGCGGCGCCGACGCGCTGATCGTCTCGAACCACGGCGGTCGCCAGCTCGATGGCGCGCAATCGTCGATCGAAGCCTTGCCCGCCATCGTCGACGCCGTCGGGAGCCAGATCGAAGTGCACATGGACGGCGGCATCCGCTCGGGCCAGGACGTGATCAAGGCCGTGGCCCTGGGCGCGAAAGGCGTGTACATCGGCCGCCCGTTTTTATACGGCCTGGGCGCCATGGGCGGGCCGGGCGTGACCAAATGCCTGGACATCATCCGCAACGAGCTGGACCTGACGATGGCCTTTTGCGGCTTGCGCGACTTGCAGCAGGTGGATAAAAAGATCCTGCTGCCGGGCACGTTTTAA
- a CDS encoding phytanoyl-CoA dioxygenase family protein: protein MQDQVQYVNPQYGEDRPGNPSVAYTEQTQLRDIRKQLPLRVLSDSDFLHWQTYGYVIVKDAVSPEQVRRTTDFLWEFQGLDENDPATWNRDQLRDHAMKELNGSGMVEAYHNQTLWDNRQTQRVYDAFVDIWDREDLWVTIDRANLNTPNNGKRKFGGFIHWDADTTLDPLPVNVQGVLALSDTSPESGGFQCYPELFNNLLAWRKTVPLDRNPWQPDLAKVPYPMEFIAMKKGELLIFNSLLAHGIRPNTSTDQVRLAQYISFTPAQEDNQSLRDWRVQSWRERSAPQGYAFPGDPEEKEKLRYPQARLTELGGKILGARAW, encoded by the coding sequence ATGCAAGACCAGGTTCAGTATGTAAACCCGCAGTACGGCGAAGACCGTCCCGGCAACCCGTCCGTGGCCTACACGGAACAAACCCAGTTGCGCGACATCCGGAAACAGCTGCCGCTGCGCGTGCTGTCCGACAGCGACTTCTTGCACTGGCAAACCTACGGCTACGTCATCGTCAAGGATGCCGTATCGCCCGAGCAGGTGCGCCGCACAACGGACTTTCTGTGGGAATTCCAGGGACTCGATGAGAACGACCCGGCCACCTGGAACCGGGACCAGTTGCGCGACCACGCGATGAAGGAACTCAATGGTTCCGGCATGGTCGAGGCGTATCACAACCAGACCCTGTGGGATAACCGCCAGACCCAGCGCGTCTATGACGCCTTTGTCGACATATGGGACCGCGAAGACCTGTGGGTGACGATCGACCGCGCCAACCTGAACACGCCGAACAATGGCAAGCGCAAGTTTGGCGGCTTCATCCACTGGGATGCCGACACCACGCTCGACCCGCTGCCCGTCAACGTGCAAGGCGTGCTGGCCCTGTCCGATACGTCGCCCGAGAGCGGCGGTTTTCAATGCTATCCGGAACTGTTCAACAACTTGCTGGCGTGGCGCAAGACCGTGCCGCTTGACCGCAACCCATGGCAGCCGGACCTGGCGAAGGTGCCGTACCCGATGGAATTCATCGCCATGAAGAAAGGCGAGTTGCTGATCTTCAACAGCCTGCTGGCGCACGGCATCCGCCCGAACACGTCGACGGACCAGGTGCGCCTGGCCCAATACATTTCCTTTACGCCGGCCCAGGAAGACAATCAGTCCCTGCGCGACTGGAGGGTGCAAAGCTGGCGCGAGCGCAGCGCGCCGCAAGGCTATGCGTTTCCCGGCGACCCCGAGGAAAAGGAAAAGCTGCGTTATCCGCAAGCGCGCCTGACGGAGTTGGGCGGGAAAATCCTCGGCGCACGCGCTTGGTAA